The region TCCTCTAAGATGAAAGCCGTTTTGCTCCCAAAAGCCAGGATGGTTTTCATCAATAGCTTCAAAGCCTCGAAGCCATTTAACACTTTTCCAAAAGTACAAATGCGGAACAATCAATCTTAACGGATACCCATGCTTAGCCGTAAGCGGCTCTCCGTTAAAGGAATGAGCTAGAAGAATATCGTCTCTGAGTAAATCTTTCACCTCAATGTTTGACGTATAATCATTGTCTCCGTGCAGCATGATGTATTTACTTTTTAACTCCACGCCAATTGCTTTTAAAAAATCTGTAAACAACACGCCCGTAAATTCATTATCAAACCTTGTCCATCTCGTCACGCAGTGAATATCACATTTTACCGTCGTTTGCGGCATGTCCAATATATCTTGATATGAAAGGGTCACTTCCTTGTTTACTAATCCGAATACTCGAAGCGTCCACTCCTCTAAGTTATACTCCGGCACGTCGCCTTCATGTAAAATGGGAAAGCGCTCCGTCACTACTTGCCCCGGAGGCAC is a window of Priestia aryabhattai DNA encoding:
- a CDS encoding sulfite oxidase-like oxidoreductase codes for the protein MNKADRIKRMKTPEIDPKYEGRVPPGQVVTERFPILHEGDVPEYNLEEWTLRVFGLVNKEVTLSYQDILDMPQTTVKCDIHCVTRWTRFDNEFTGVLFTDFLKAIGVELKSKYIMLHGDNDYTSNIEVKDLLRDDILLAHSFNGEPLTAKHGYPLRLIVPHLYFWKSVKWLRGFEAIDENHPGFWEQNGFHLRGDPFKEERFSGEDLGIPEDEWVHKDYD